GTGTAGAGAGAAACGGGTGTGTCACCGTATGAGAGCCGATTTCAATCAGTCCTTCTTGTTCTAAGGCGATCGCTTGCGCTACTGAAAGACAGCGGTGAGTTGGGCGGTTCTCTAGCTCGGTACCAGACCATACAAGGAGATCGTCTAGCACTTTTTGGCGATCGCCTGCGCGTAAAAAGCATAGTAGTTGATACACTGAGCGATAGAGAGCATGGCGCTGACTAGGGGTATCCTTGTGTTCAAACTGCCAGCAACAATGGCGTTGATATGCCTCCTCGGTATAATCAGCTGCTTCGCCTAACTTCCATTGGTAGGTATTGCCGTCAATGCTGAGATGAAGCGTTTCTGGTAGTGTCCCAGGTTGCAAAAGTAGCCGTTCTAGTTCGTCCCACCAAAATTCACGCTCGTGCCCAATATAGCCACTAGTCAAGAAAACTGTTGCAGGGATGTCGTAGCCCTCTAGCAGCGGTTTGGCATTGTGGAGATTATCAGCATAACCATCGTCGAAGGTAATGCTGACTGAGCGGTGTGTAAGCTTTCCATCCTGAAGATTCTGAGTTAATTGCTGCAGTGGCATCGGGCAACCGTATTTTTGCAAAACTTCAAGGTGTTCGGCAAAGTGCTGTGGAGTCACACACAGCGACCAAGGGTCCGAGTCCACTTCAGCCACGCGGTGATAAAGTAGGATGAGTCCCCCTGGCTCGAATCTGTTTTTGAGTCGTCTAGCAATCCGCCGCAATTTACTGAGTCCGCATATCCTCACGACGCCACCTCAGGTTTCAGCGCTCTGACTGTGATGATGACTTGATAATTGCGATCGCGGTAGTCTAGTTCTTCTCGATGCAGTTCCTCTGTTGCTAGCCCTTGCAGAAACGCAGTTGCCGCCAGCACATTTCCATAAGTCTCAACATTGACTGCTGTTGGAAAAACCTCCTCGAACAACCGCTGTGCTGACAGGCTGGTGAAACTCCAATACCAAGAATCACCCCACTCGTCGTTGCTGATTTGGCTGATACCTGGAAATGTTACTAGTGCAACTCCACCTGGCTTGAGAATGCGGTAGAGCGTCTTGAGTGCTGCTGGCACATCGTAAATGAGGTGGAGCGTCTGCGTCAGGATACAGCAGTTGAAGGTATTTGAGGGAATATGGTCAGCACAGGTGAGATCGCCGAAGATGGTGGCGTCTGTGTTGGTTTCTGCCACGTGTAGTACATCACTTTTCGTAACGCGATCGCCACCAAACTTGCGAGTATAGGAGTTGTCTCCGATCTCTAGTACACGCCCTTGAATATCATTAGCATGGCTGGCAAGAAAGTTCTCAATGTAGTAGCGGTCAACCGGAAGACCTCGGTCAAAACCAAATTCTTGGCTAATTGGTGTTACTCTTCGCAAGTTACCAAAGCGTACCCATCCCACTGGGGGATAATATTTGTGGTGCTGTTGAGTCCGTAACCAGCGGCGAATATGGACAGGCAATGTTCGCCGTCCTATTGACTTCAAGAGTCCTTTCATTTGTGCCGCCTGATCAGTTTCAACAACTTCTTTCATATGCTTTCTCAGATGCTGAGCAAGTTCCAATAGCCGGTACAAGCGCGGATGTTGATAGGGCCACAGTGCTTTTCGTAGCATCTGCCAGATCTCGTTATCCTTGACTCCTTGCGCGGACAAATACTTTGCTAGCCAATTCAAAAAAACTAGCCGAACGGAATGGTATTGTCCTGCCTTCGTCACCATAGAACTGCAAGAATCAGGGTGCAGTCGATACCTGTCCCAACACTCATTTGCTACAAATACAGTTTCTTTGAGGTACACCTTTGTCAAAAAGGCTTGATCTTCGTACATCTGGTACATACCCCGAAAGTCTTCTTCAAACCCCCCTATCCGTTCCACCACCTCACGGCGTAGTAAAAGATCCGAGGGGCATGGGGCACTAGCTTTTCCTAAGGGATAGCAGGCAGTTAGCAGCGTTGGTGGTTTAAATAAAGTGTCGGGTTGAACACCCAGATCTGGCACAAAGTCGCGTTGAATATCTTCAGGTTTCTCTGTCCAGCTGTACCAATATTGAGTGGACCCGTAAACCATAGCAGCCTCAGGCTGTGAATCCAGGATTGCGACTTGCCGTTCCAATTTGTGGGGCAACCACACATCATCAGCATCCAAGAAGGCAATATATTTACCTCTGGCATTGCGAATACCCAAGTTGCGCGTCGCACTCATACCACGATTTTGATGATTATCGTGCTCTAAATAGCGCACTTTTGGGTGTCGTGTTGCATAGTGCTGGGCAGTGGCAGTACTACTGTCAGTTGAGCCATCGTCTACTAGCAAAAGTTCCCAGTGGTCATAAGTCTGAGCAAATACGCTCTCTATGGCTTCTTGAATGAACTTCTCAGCGTTTAAGAAAATCACGATCGCCGAGACTAATGGTTTGCTGTTCATTTGATTTCCCTGCTACTAGCATTAAACGTGAGGTGTAGAATCTCCCAGAGGATAAAAGCGCTCATGAGCATTGCCTCCGGATTTGTTCAATACGTGCTAAGGAGCGGGAATATTCTCCCAAAAGCCCAACAACACCCCCCCACAGTTCCGCTAAAACTATGTCTGGGGGCAAGATATAACGACCTACCAAACTTTTCAGCAGGCGGCGCAACTGATCCTTAAACCACCAGCCAACGATACGGCGCAGCTTGGAGCGTTGGGATGGATCACTTTGATAAGACTTGACTACAAAAGCCATAAA
The DNA window shown above is from Gloeocapsopsis sp. IPPAS B-1203 and carries:
- a CDS encoding polysaccharide deacetylase family protein, encoding MRICGLSKLRRIARRLKNRFEPGGLILLYHRVAEVDSDPWSLCVTPQHFAEHLEVLQKYGCPMPLQQLTQNLQDGKLTHRSVSITFDDGYADNLHNAKPLLEGYDIPATVFLTSGYIGHEREFWWDELERLLLQPGTLPETLHLSIDGNTYQWKLGEAADYTEEAYQRHCCWQFEHKDTPSQRHALYRSVYQLLCFLRAGDRQKVLDDLLVWSGTELENRPTHRCLSVAQAIALEQEGLIEIGSHTVTHPFLSTLPLALQQDEILQSKAQLEKIVGHAVSSFAYPHGNYTAETATLVRQAGFTCACSTDAETVWSHTNGFQLPRVVVEDWDGEEFARRLKEWFDG
- a CDS encoding glycosyltransferase produces the protein MNSKPLVSAIVIFLNAEKFIQEAIESVFAQTYDHWELLLVDDGSTDSSTATAQHYATRHPKVRYLEHDNHQNRGMSATRNLGIRNARGKYIAFLDADDVWLPHKLERQVAILDSQPEAAMVYGSTQYWYSWTEKPEDIQRDFVPDLGVQPDTLFKPPTLLTACYPLGKASAPCPSDLLLRREVVERIGGFEEDFRGMYQMYEDQAFLTKVYLKETVFVANECWDRYRLHPDSCSSMVTKAGQYHSVRLVFLNWLAKYLSAQGVKDNEIWQMLRKALWPYQHPRLYRLLELAQHLRKHMKEVVETDQAAQMKGLLKSIGRRTLPVHIRRWLRTQQHHKYYPPVGWVRFGNLRRVTPISQEFGFDRGLPVDRYYIENFLASHANDIQGRVLEIGDNSYTRKFGGDRVTKSDVLHVAETNTDATIFGDLTCADHIPSNTFNCCILTQTLHLIYDVPAALKTLYRILKPGGVALVTFPGISQISNDEWGDSWYWSFTSLSAQRLFEEVFPTAVNVETYGNVLAATAFLQGLATEELHREELDYRDRNYQVIITVRALKPEVAS